From the genome of Aerococcus sanguinicola:
GTGGACGCAGTCGGAACCTGCGTTGGCCCACGGGGTTCGCGTGTACAGACCATTGTGGATGAACTTCACGGTGAGAATATGGACATTGTGGAATGGACAGAAGATCCAGCCCAATTGATCAAGAATGCCCTGAATCCAGCAGAGGTTCTAGAAGTTCACTTCGTTCCTAATGAACGCTCTTGTGTGGTCGTTGTGCCTAACCACCACCTTTCCCTAGCGATTGGGAAACGGGGGCAAAATGCCCGCTTGGCGGCTAAACTGACCAACTATAAGATTGATATTAAGTCAGAAGAAGAATTCGATGCCTTCCAAGCTTCAGAAGAGTATGAAGCGCTCTTCCATCCCGAGATGGTTGAGGAAGAAGTGCTGGCTGAGGAAGGCACTGCGCCTGCTGAACCAGCAGAAGATGATGAGCTTTTAGCGGTTGCGGATGAAGTGGAAGCTATTGAAGAAGAAGTAGCTGCTGAGGACCTAGATGACCAAGGTCTCCGTGCTGACGATATCGAAGAAGGCAATCTTGGCCCTGACCAGATGGAAGATGCGGTAGCCGATATCGAAAATGATAGCGAGACCTCTTATGACGACTTACAAGAGGACTTTGAAATTTAGGTCGAGCCAGTGACTTGAAGGAGGGACAGCCTTGAAAAAGAAAAAAATTCCCATGCGGAAATGTGTGGTCTCCAATGAACAGGTCCCTAAGAAGGACTTAGTGCGTGTGGTCCGAACACCTGAAAAGGAAGTCGCCATTGACCCCAGCGGTAAAATGAATGGCCGCGGTGCTTATGTGAGCTTGGACTCAGACCTCGTCCAAAAAGCCTGGGACAAACATCTCCTGGACCGTCATCTCAATGTCGATATTTCAGATGAATTCTACGAAGAATTGAAAGCCTACGTTGCCCACCAAAAGGCGCGTAAGGAATTATTTGAAAATGAAGAATTCTAAGTTAAACCGCCTGGGCCTAGCCCAAGTGGCGGGTAAATTGGAGAGTGGCGAAGACCAAGTGCTTAAGGCAATTCGTTCAGGCCAAGCTAAGTTGGTTTTTGTAGCCAATGATGCCAGCCCGCGGACACAAAAAAAATTTAAAGATAAATGTTCATATTATAAGATACCTATTAACTTAGACCATGATACGCTAGCTATCAGCCAGGCACTGGGCAAGAAACGTTCGACTTGTGCCCTAACTGATTCTGGTTTTGCCAAGGCGTTTTTGGACTAAGCCTAATTAAAGTAAGTATAGGAGAGAAAAATATGAGTGCATAGATAAAGGGAAGGTGATGACATGTCAAAAAAACGTGTCTATGAGTACGCAAAAGAAAAGAACTTATCCAGTAAGGAAGTATTGAAGAAAGCCAAAGAAGCTGGCCTAGAATTCAAGAGCCATATGTCTTCAATGTCTGATGATCAAATTAAACAGCTTGACCAAGCCCTAGCGAAGAAGAAGGACCAGGACAAGCCTGCCCAGAATACGCAAAAGGCCAAGAAAAATAACACGAATAAAGCGAAAGCAAATGACCAAGACAAGAAGGGCAAAACAAAGAAAGATCAGGCAAAAGGAAATATGAGCAAAAACAAAAATAAGAAGAAAAATCAAAATAAACGGCAGCGTAACCAGAATAAAAACAACCACAAGCATCCAAACTACAACAAACGGAAGAAAATCCACCATGACCAACCTAAGAACAATAAGCCTAAGGAACTTCCAGAAAAAGTTGTCTTTACCGACGGGATGACAGTGGCTGAGCTGGCTAAGAAAATTAAACGCTCACCAGCTGATATCATTAAGAAGCTCTTCATGATGGGGATCATGGCCACTCAAAACGAATCCCTAGAGCGTGATGCCATTGAATTAATCCTCGATGATTACGGCATTGAAGCCGAAGAAAAAGTAATTGTTGACCGGTCTGACTTTGACCACTACTTCGAAGAAGCAGCCAATGAAGAGGAAGACAAGCTGAAGAGCCGTCCCGCTGTTGTGACGATTATGGGTCACGTTGACCACGGGAAAACCACCTTATTGGATTACTTGCGTCAAGCCAATGTGGTTGAAGGTGAAGCCGGGGGCATTACCCAGCACATCGGGGCCTACCAGGTCAAGGCCAATGATGAATTGATTACCTTCCTCGATACCCCAGGACACGCGGCCTTCACTACCATGCGGGCTCGTGGGGCAGACGTTACCGATATTGTTATCATTGTTGTTGCGGCAGATGATGGCGTAATGCCACAGACTGTTGAAGCGATCAACCATGCCAAAGCAGCTGATGTGCCAATCATTGTTGCTGTCAACAAGATCGATAAGCCAACTGCCAATCCTGACCGGGTGAAAAATGAGTTAATGGAATACGGCCTAGTCCCTGAAGAATGGGGCGGGGACACCATCTTTGTCAATATTTCTGCTAAGTTTGGGGAAAATATCGATGAACTATTAGAAATGATTCTACTGATCTCTGAAGTGGAAGAATATAAGGCCAACCCAGATACCTATGCTATCGGCTCTGTAATTGAAGCCCGCTTGGATGCCCATCGTGGGGCCATTGCTACGGTCTTAGTTCAAAATGGGACCCTCCATACTGGAGATGCTATTGTTGTTGGGGATACCTATGGCCGGGTTCGGACCATGGTCAATGACCAGGGCCGCCGCATCCATGACGCCAGCCCATCTACTCCAGTCGAAATCACTGGTCTGCAAAATGCGCCTTCAGCTGGGGACCGCTTCGTTGTCTTTGAAGATGAGAAGACAGCGCGTACGGTAGGTGAAGAACGCGCTTCTCGGGCTCAAGAAGAACGTCGCCAAGCCCATACCAAGGTTACCTTGGATAATCTCTTTGATACCATTAAGGAAGGTCAAATGAAGACCGTTAATGTGATTATCAAGGCCGACGTCCAAGGTTCAGCTGAAGCCCTAGCAGGTAGCTTGAAGAAGATCGATGTGGAAGATGTTCGCGTTGATATTGTCCACAGTGCTGTCGGTGCGGTAAACGAAAGTGACGTGACCCTTGCTTCCGCTTCCAACGCTATCATTATTGGCTTCAACGTACGCCCAACCCCTCAAGCTAAGGCCCAAGCCCAAGCTGAAGATGTTGAAATCCGTCTCCACAATGTCATCTATAATGCCATCCAAGAGATTGAAGACGCCATGACCGGCCTCCTTGATCCTGAATACGAAGAACAAGTGACAGGTGAAGTGGTTATCCGTGAAACCTACAAGGTATCTAAAGTCGGAACCATCGGTGGGGCCTATGTCACTAACGGTGTGATTCGTCGCTCTAGCAAGGTCCGCGTGATCCGCGATAATATTGTTATCTACGATGGTGAATTGGCTTCTCTGCGTCGTTTCAAAGACGATGTGAAAGAAGTCAGCAAGGGCTTTGAATGCGGCTTAATGATCGAAAACTATAACGATATCAAGGTTGATGATATTATTGAACCTTACGAAATGGTTGAAATTAAACGTAAATAAGAGGTGAAAAATTATGGCTAAGTACCGTGTGGAACGCGTTGCCCAGGAAATCCTCCGGGAAGTCAATGACATCCTGCAAAAACGGGTCAAAGATCCCCGGGTCGAAAACGTCACCATCACTGATGTTGATGTAACTGGCGACCTCCAACAAGCCACGGTTTACTATTCGACTCTAGATAAGTCCGAAAGTAAGCGAGAAGAAGTGCAAAAAGGCTTAGACAAGGCATCTGGCCTTATCCGAAGTGAAGTTGGTAAGCGCCTGCAAATTTATAAAACACCTGAATTAAGCTTTAAGCGCGATAGTTCGCTCGAATACGGTGAGCATATCGATGCCTTGTTGAATAAGATTAAAGCTGAAGACAAATAGAAAAAGATTTTATTCTTTAAATGACAAAAAAGCAAGCCAGGACTGGATCCATCCAGTTCCTGGCTTGCTTTTTAAGGTTTAAGCTTGGGCGAGCTGGTCGTAGATTAATTGATAGGACCGGCGCCGGGCATCTTGGTCTGCTAGAGGCGTGTAGATCATGATTTCATCAAATTGATAGCGATCTTTTTCTTCCAGCAGAATATCGCGCACTTCTTCGGCCGTTCCTTTGACGAAGATCCGTCGTTTTTCTTGTTCTTGAATAAAGTGTTCGGCCTGAGGGGATAAGTTGATAGCTGCAGCTTCTTCGGCAGATAAGATGGGGTTAAAGCGGTTTTGAGCCTGTTCGAAGCGGGCGATTTCCAAGGACTTAGCTTGGTAGTCTGCTTCTTCATGGCTGTCTGCTGCGACCACCATATAGGTCGACATGGTTTGTGGTTCTTGGTGGAAGGCGCTTGGGCGGAAGCTTTGCCGGTAGTGGTTGAAGATATCAACCGGCGCTTTAACCCCAAAGAACTTGGCAAAGCTATAGCCCATTCCTAAACGACCACTGTGGCCCGCTGAGTCACCGCTCGAGCCTAGCATCCAAGCTTGGGGCAGGCTTTCAAGTCCCTGGGGCGAGGCTTCAATCCCTTGATAGAGAGGGTCTGTCCGGTCTTCTTCACTGATGAATTGGAGAATGGTCGCTGTTTTTTGGTAGAGATCATCCGGCCAGTTGGGGTCGCCTTGGCCCAGGGCATAGATTGCCTGACGTCCTCCGCCTGGTGCCCGTCCAATACCGAGGTCCACCCGGTCAGGAGCTAGCGTGGCTAATGATTTGAAGACTTCAGCAATCTTCAGAGGGGAATAGTGCATGATCATGGTCCCTCCCGTCCCCACACGAATTTGTTGGCTAGCAGCAGCCACATAGGCAGCAAGGATTTCTGGAGCGGAAGAACCGTGCGTTCCTGAGCCATGGTGTTCCGCATACCAGATCCGCTGGTAGCCGATTTGGTCGAGGTACTGGGCGAGTTGGATACTGTCGGCATAGGCCTGGCTTAAGTTTTTATCCTTGGGCCGGCTAATGAGATCGAGAGCAGATAATTTCATGTAAAGGCCTCCTTACTTTTTATTAGATTCTATCAGCTTATTTGAAGGAAAGCAAAAATTCCAGATTCCTTAGCAGATACCTTCAGCTTTCCAGGGGAATTTGTTATAATGACTGAGATACGGAGAAGGAGGATTGTTTATGGATGGGATTATTGCTTTATGGAAAGAAAAAGGCATGACCAGTCATGACTGCGTCTTTAAACTTAGAAAAATACTGAAGACTAAAAAAGTGGGACACACAGGAACTCTCGACCCCAATGTCGATGGGGTCTTGCCTATTTGTGTTGGTAAGGCGACTAAGCTGGTTGATTTTATGGTGGATAAGGATAAGGTCTATCGCGGTGAAATTTGCCTAGGTTTCGCTACGGATACCCAGGACTTGGATGGCCAAGTGGTAGCTGAGAGTTTTCTGGATATGCCACTTACCGATGAGGATTTAGCTGAAGGTTTGAGCTCACTAGAAGGTTGGATTGACCAGGTGCCACCGATGTACTCAGCGGTCAAGGTGAAGGGACGCCGCCTCTATGACTATGCCCGTGCAGGGGAGACAGTTGAGCGTCCCAAGCGCAAGGCCCGGGTCGATTATTTTGCGCAGACAGGCCCCATGACTTACAATAAAGATAAAGGACGTTTGACCTTTCCATTTGAAGTCAAGTGCGGCAAGGGGACCTATATTCGGACCCTAGCGACGGACCTCGGCGCTTATTTCGGCCAAGAAGCGACGATGACCCAACTGACTCGGATAGCCTCGACCCCCTTTAAAGCCAGTGATTGTTACCGTCTAGAAGAGATTAAAGCGATGATGGAAGCTGGCGACGACCAGTCCTTCCTCCATCCCCTTGATGAGCTCTTGGCCCAATATCCGATCTGGCAAGTTCCTGATCATTTAAAGAAATTGGTGGCCAATGGGGCCGTTCTGAATCAAGAAAATTTACCTACTGAATTGGCTGACAAGTTACCCGTGCGCGCTTATATCGACGGTCAGCTCAAGGCACTCTACGGCCAGCATCCAGACTTATCGGAACAAATGAAACCATTAAAAATGTTTTAGTGAGGGATTCTATGCAGACAATTAAATTACACCATCCATTCTCTAATGACCAAGTTCTAAAAGGGCCTATTGTGCTAGCACTAGGTTTCTTTGATGGGGTCCACCGGGGCCATCAGCGGGTCTTAGCGGCCGCTCGGCGTGAGGCTAGTAAGCGCCGCCTACCCCTAGTTGCTATGACTTTTGACATGGCGCCGAGCATCATGTATCAAGAACTCAAGCCAATTGAGGTGAAATACTTAACCACAGTTGAGGCTAAGGAGCGGCTAATGGCCCACCATGGTGTGGACTATCTCTACCTCGTCCAGTACAC
Proteins encoded in this window:
- the rnpM gene encoding RNase P modulator RnpM, which translates into the protein MKKKKIPMRKCVVSNEQVPKKDLVRVVRTPEKEVAIDPSGKMNGRGAYVSLDSDLVQKAWDKHLLDRHLNVDISDEFYEELKAYVAHQKARKELFENEEF
- a CDS encoding L7Ae/L30e/S12e/Gadd45 family ribosomal protein, whose translation is MKNSKLNRLGLAQVAGKLESGEDQVLKAIRSGQAKLVFVANDASPRTQKKFKDKCSYYKIPINLDHDTLAISQALGKKRSTCALTDSGFAKAFLD
- the infB gene encoding translation initiation factor IF-2 translates to MSKKRVYEYAKEKNLSSKEVLKKAKEAGLEFKSHMSSMSDDQIKQLDQALAKKKDQDKPAQNTQKAKKNNTNKAKANDQDKKGKTKKDQAKGNMSKNKNKKKNQNKRQRNQNKNNHKHPNYNKRKKIHHDQPKNNKPKELPEKVVFTDGMTVAELAKKIKRSPADIIKKLFMMGIMATQNESLERDAIELILDDYGIEAEEKVIVDRSDFDHYFEEAANEEEDKLKSRPAVVTIMGHVDHGKTTLLDYLRQANVVEGEAGGITQHIGAYQVKANDELITFLDTPGHAAFTTMRARGADVTDIVIIVVAADDGVMPQTVEAINHAKAADVPIIVAVNKIDKPTANPDRVKNELMEYGLVPEEWGGDTIFVNISAKFGENIDELLEMILLISEVEEYKANPDTYAIGSVIEARLDAHRGAIATVLVQNGTLHTGDAIVVGDTYGRVRTMVNDQGRRIHDASPSTPVEITGLQNAPSAGDRFVVFEDEKTARTVGEERASRAQEERRQAHTKVTLDNLFDTIKEGQMKTVNVIIKADVQGSAEALAGSLKKIDVEDVRVDIVHSAVGAVNESDVTLASASNAIIIGFNVRPTPQAKAQAQAEDVEIRLHNVIYNAIQEIEDAMTGLLDPEYEEQVTGEVVIRETYKVSKVGTIGGAYVTNGVIRRSSKVRVIRDNIVIYDGELASLRRFKDDVKEVSKGFECGLMIENYNDIKVDDIIEPYEMVEIKRK
- the rbfA gene encoding 30S ribosome-binding factor RbfA — encoded protein: MAKYRVERVAQEILREVNDILQKRVKDPRVENVTITDVDVTGDLQQATVYYSTLDKSESKREEVQKGLDKASGLIRSEVGKRLQIYKTPELSFKRDSSLEYGEHIDALLNKIKAEDK
- a CDS encoding MsnO8 family LLM class oxidoreductase, with amino-acid sequence MKLSALDLISRPKDKNLSQAYADSIQLAQYLDQIGYQRIWYAEHHGSGTHGSSAPEILAAYVAAASQQIRVGTGGTMIMHYSPLKIAEVFKSLATLAPDRVDLGIGRAPGGGRQAIYALGQGDPNWPDDLYQKTATILQFISEEDRTDPLYQGIEASPQGLESLPQAWMLGSSGDSAGHSGRLGMGYSFAKFFGVKAPVDIFNHYRQSFRPSAFHQEPQTMSTYMVVAADSHEEADYQAKSLEIARFEQAQNRFNPILSAEEAAAINLSPQAEHFIQEQEKRRIFVKGTAEEVRDILLEEKDRYQFDEIMIYTPLADQDARRRSYQLIYDQLAQA
- the truB gene encoding tRNA pseudouridine(55) synthase TruB; protein product: MDGIIALWKEKGMTSHDCVFKLRKILKTKKVGHTGTLDPNVDGVLPICVGKATKLVDFMVDKDKVYRGEICLGFATDTQDLDGQVVAESFLDMPLTDEDLAEGLSSLEGWIDQVPPMYSAVKVKGRRLYDYARAGETVERPKRKARVDYFAQTGPMTYNKDKGRLTFPFEVKCGKGTYIRTLATDLGAYFGQEATMTQLTRIASTPFKASDCYRLEEIKAMMEAGDDQSFLHPLDELLAQYPIWQVPDHLKKLVANGAVLNQENLPTELADKLPVRAYIDGQLKALYGQHPDLSEQMKPLKMF